From Xiphophorus couchianus chromosome 4, X_couchianus-1.0, whole genome shotgun sequence, a single genomic window includes:
- the LOC114142737 gene encoding uncharacterized protein LOC114142737 produces MQKRLSAQQALELIQSSASPWDSDGEDINLQLDSDSELSSDEETLPPPPPQKRARLGSEPSETAKDGTMWREQQVGTHLHVTPIEPYATDGEPSAKARRSIRSRIQSFLCFITIGMLRSIQEWTTQHARHTEQQDWFMGLPELMAFISVVILRGVNKVPSLGDSWSANLGNPRIIATMARSRFKNIMRHLRFDDMLTRRERAETDKFAAISDVWGSFVTNCIVSFNAGRHITIDEQLYPSKTRCCFLQYIATKPDKFGIKFWVACDLKSKYICNVFPYLGKDPSRPSGERLSESVVMRLMEPFMDKGRTVTMDNFFTSLSLAQ; encoded by the exons atgcagaagagGCTCTCCGCTCAGCAGGCATTGGAACTGATTCAGAGCAGTGCCAGCCCTTGGGATTCAGATGGAGAAGACATCAACCTTCAACTGGATTCGGACTCTGAGCTGTCTTCAG ATGAGGAGACTCTccctccacctccaccacaAAAGAGAGCTCGTTTGGGGAGTGAGCCGTCAGAGACAGCGAAAGATGGCACAATGTGGCGTGAACAGCAAGTGGGGACACATCTCCATGTCACTCCTATAGAGCCATACGCCACAGATGGAGAGCCAAGCGCTAAGGCCAGACGAAGTATCCGGAGTCGCATTCAGAGCTTCCTCTGTTTCATCACCATTGGCATGCTTCGTAGCATTCAAGAATGGACTACTCAACATGCACGTCACACGGAGCAGCAGGATTGGTTCATGGGTCTCCcggaactaatggcatttatttccgTCGtcatcttgcggggggtgaacAAAGTACCATCACTaggtgacagctggtcagcaaacctgggaAACCCAAGGATCATTGCAACTATGGCCCGAAGCCGCTTCAAAAACATCATGCGACACCTACGTTTTGATGACATGCTTACACGCAGAGAGCGAGCGGAGACCGATAAGTTTGCTGCAATCTCCGATGTTTGGGGATCGTTTGTCACCAACTGCATCGTATCCTTCAACGCTGGTCGACACATCACTATTGATGAACAGCTTTATCCATCAAAGACTCGCTGCTGTTTcctgcaatacatagcaacaaaACCGGACAAGTTTGGCATCAAGTTTTGGGTGGCTTGCGACTTGAAGTCAAAGTATATCTGCAATGTCTTCCCATATCTCGGCAAGGACCCCAGTCGTCCCAGCGGGGAGAGACTGTCCGAGTCTGTGGTGATGAGGCTGATGGAACCGTTCATGGACAAGGGCAGAACTGTAACCATGGACAATTTCTTCACATCACTGTCACTTGCACAATGA